In Cyclopterus lumpus isolate fCycLum1 chromosome 9, fCycLum1.pri, whole genome shotgun sequence, a single genomic region encodes these proteins:
- the epg5 gene encoding ectopic P granules protein 5 homolog isoform X1 — protein MEAARPKKTKAKTSGKSQLVRKPKQAEEDKRATAPSAVSDEASTSGFTDIPLSLPYHEHPSETTTQPSVLPCETQQTSSSHTLSTSVLTETLLSPQTSQDTVPLSESKDEEEEDGEVAAHGAELKVTAQTTEFEKDTQSWNQLWVSTQFQISNSPSAPALYPSLPTLEEGSVIQLCEEAVKNRGKGPAVLALPEQESSPPSLQPVDSVAELSRSKLYPELPKTAPEIQPFSLEELSALEPGGGLRALLEGVEVCAAQFCALARQENHELTELLQNYWRCRRQLTQSHTLLHTQSSDCKSTQNRLWSFRDEQLTLQGVCADQSKVCRYHRFQQAEFSQSVLAELRRLFEARSELLHQKVALHAYTALLSRLQVESYLYRLLKADCSSSALKEAISVLFSFTRRVLDDTQFQTDIHHWLERLVAVLLHVGGSGEHLYLLCHLLCCPAGVGKWAASFLQIQVWGNTCGVLPFMQALAVLMSPSGHRAEFLGHLKPCESQSSAASGPESGNWTLVDEAGEEDEDPDSSWLLLCEEDLISLLTQFPFQQLYAHMLGMSKQGVYQPKACSSQKMMRVFAFASSLIEILSLGLQTYNRARYRQLVKRIGHIIRMTVCYVSDHWAQYMSVTGAAGSSSQAYSLSLDKLQLEYDNLFLRAVLHVLRNKRLGIWLFMSEMPYGTLSSSMLWRVLYVMQCAETAEPETFGTATDTRSCIQALGDPEHQERFEHWLCEVNSSDGISLLTALAHMATPTQHSDPAFITTITLLMYQVSYVSVTTRETYSKVGRELLAAIATAHPYVISVLLERLRETIQTVGMVALYLCKELPLSLWRPRPEEICVIGAWLLQHPLSAVENRLACVILEGLNWGYTQDGSLALSSSLHSEVALLVAEAYQKYLTDKPYSGLISEGIKQVSYLASVLRLGVSPEASFSHWAWQLLLRLKLHGNAQNPKGAWSVPALASNPPPELTHSPSMHSVIRAVKAGIPIGCYLSIAMTTVGHSLEHFCTDGVELLKSLIQSRHLRAAVHLLDNILPPTYPLSFYLLNNSQFVSCIQLFLQYDSVCPQGVTQQVTHRVAPLLTGTNYGDIVRHLNSVIQSHVVESSQPGRVGAAAVLEFWVRILTQQNLWYRDKTVLFLMDQLCCAAFKRIQEECVQKHLYQEHKNALGYHGEQGLLSSLVSWIAGNATPSFIEGQSLSAEVWFAWQVLNMEGMFEEDSQLRRCIEHELLSEPNISPEQALKNAQQRLKLPVAPSLQRLQVYRWACQALATPLDHPLLPLVWQKFLQLYFRQPGPEYGLVAGGCIGRRFFQASSQAALLRDLRQRIQEVSDFHHAASQALRVPPAHTPSSDSQSDESPENPRPPYLTSPQLHTELVRLFGVFAIWLDDETLQKQEVYLPSLPPKYEPHRLAQIMQRQQELWLEYVDQERLQYEEREVLSLWEKVQSEPIFLQVQHPGFTDYTSLNNARDRILSNLQKHPVPHPAPELRQRKAPVAEVPTTCLTDSKAAAELLQKDLSILQEQARIAVAREAQQVAMEQELLESLPLLYKNQPEQVTMALECKGKGGQPCQGPANITVTCECVQRKEAVQTQITSLRRDVKKLQADAMAPPPQSLAQAAVHTENFITALVNMYKAQKSSAVKHVGVSAFYRVVSFVCEDTLRHPPTRQYLSSCVEILGQVFIQGNAEECGCVLKTILEQRHLCSLISPFFTPNSAPSQLVFLYQDVVTSLHLDSADVIFMLLTKFDLSQWLNEAHPVFSERTRLLELVHGALCVCGRDPEPELLTPFHLFTKHWTWILRHRFPDHYSDCLRLLMTSSSNQLLNPDCWKVTLRVLGCLPPSHNTKSKTELALNTTVSGRAVTSPASSYRPSISLSLQQVDETVIWLSDYFLRSRLSKPNLRSFGLYSTWTPYISEVVSFWEHLAGCLINVQLSGCARESVGSGKIMKALQDLHSKIVKLFKPWIFPLDTDDGGLKCYPWLETDASAAGCLVGLYVQLTDMLYHKFRDCLLPGQRGALWLCMMHYCENCTSPHTPEHLLYLYHTHLRSLPWRHLHPDTQLMEQLFNVERGSPKSCFLFLGEVLCKVNWVSVLSDQLQTPPTMTTYPTLQDTGTQKESHTMLVYLLYMLVFLAKEEQILSQQDSPLLSLLVQSTSLPWHQLDLSSYQGILGYVGTHYPPSLLLSADSALQLLLKSLRSAAGLRPLPQEVPHREETLKAGAYVCWCVQSLVTLEQGGSISLSSLEAQLESLLESVVTFNPPETGLEQRHMAFCSLFSEALALLNGVGVSTGEALAAHVIIWLDRKGRGFPILPLLTACSRCLASVRHMTRIMEACITAYFNHAEEESVGWGPVLASLQVPELTVDDFLSESQSGGSFLTLYAFILQRLNSEYTAANERRTLALINTWTNQVFPSGPGDEAKLFLWWHKALSLSAEHLKPQAGQTEVSGVVMGLLRLQTRLLQLGEERLNSGLLGAIGLGKRSPVSNRFRVVVRSLGAFMSIQMPSENELRLQPTSDLQLSAKAQQMLGVLEAMSSNKQYSELEESVNKSVQFIRYPGHCLRDGPRLLALLANLLYPDLRYLHIIR, from the exons ATGGAGGCTGCGAGACCAAAGAAGACCAAAGCAAAAACCAGCGGAAAATCTCAG cTGGTTAGGAAGCCGAAGCAGGCAGAGGAAGACAAAAGAGCCACAGCTCCCTCCGCTGTGTCTGATGAGGCCTCCACCTCTGGCTTCACCGACATCCCCCTTAGTCTGCCATATCATGAGCATCCCTCTGAGACCACAACACAGCCTTCAGTTCTTCCCTGTGAGACACAGCAGACTTCCTCATCACATACTTTATCCACGTCAGTGTTAACTGAGACTTTACTGTCACCTCAGACATCACAGGATACAGTGCCTCTATCAGAGTCaaaagacgaggaagaggaggacggagaggtGGCAGCTCATGGGGCTGAGCTTAAAGTTACAGCACAGACCACTGAGTTTGAAAAAGATACACAGTCTTGGAATCAGCTGTGGGTTTCAACTCAGTTTCAGATCTCAAATTCCCCAAGTGCCCCTGCACTGTACCCCTCTCTCCCAACACTGGAGGAGGGCTCTGTGATACAGCTCTGCGAGGAAGCTGTGAAAAATAGGGGAAAGGGACCTGCAGTGTTGGCGCTTCCTGAGCAGGAATCTTCCCCCCCAAGTTTGCAACCTGTGGATTCTGTAGCAGAACTTTCTAGAAGCAAACTCTACCCAGAATTACCCAAGACGGCTCCAGAAATTCAG CCGTTCTCGCTGGAGGAGCTGAGTGCTTTGGAGCCCGGTGGAGGTTTGCGAGCTTTGTTAGAGGGTGTTGAAGTGTGTGCTGCCCAGTTCTGTGCTCTAGCCCGACAGGAGAACCACGAACTGACCGAACTTCTGCAGAATTACTGGCGCTGTCGTCGACAGCTGACCCAATCTCACACACTGCTACATACACAGTCCTCCGACTGCAAGAGCACACAGAATCGACTCTGGAGCTTCAGAGATGAACAGCTTACTCTTCAG ggtgtgtgtgcagATCAGTCTAAGGTCTGTCGGTACCACCGCTTCCAGCAGGCAGAGTTCAGTCAGAGTGTGCTGGCGGAGCTGAGGAGACTGTTTGAAGCTCGCAGTGAACTGCTCCATCAGAAGGTGGCGCTGCATGCGTACACTGCTCTGCTGTCACGCCTCCAGGTGGAATCATACTTGTATCGTCTACTGAAAG CAGATTGTTCTAGCAGCGCCTTGAAAGAGGCCATCAGTGTCCTGTTTAGCTTCACACGTAGAGTCCTGGATGACACACAGTTCCAGACAGACATCCATCACTGGCTGGAGAGATtg GTGGCAGTCCTGCTGCATGTGGGAGGGTCAGGAGAGCACCTGTACCTGCTGTGTCATCTTCTATGCTGTCCTGCTGGGGTTGGAAAGTGGGCTGCATCCTTCCTTCAG ATTCAGGTTTGGGGGAACACCTGTGGAGTGCTGCCCTTTATGCAAGCTCTGGCCGTCTTAATGTCGCCTTCAGG ACACCGTGCAGAGTTTCTGGGTCATCTGAAGCCATGTGAGAGCCAGAGCTCAGCAGCTTCCGGACCTGAGTCTGGGAACTGGACACTAGTTGATGAAGCGGGAGAGGAG GATGAGGACCCAGATAGCAGCTGGTTGCTGCTCTGTGAGGAGGATCTGATCTCCCTGCTGACCCAGTTTCCCTTCCAGCAGCTCTATGCACACATGCTGGGGATGAGCAAGCAGG GTGTGTATCAACCCAAGGCCTGTTCCAGTCAGAAGATGATGCGTGTTTTTGCTTTTGCCTCCTCACTCATTGAGATTCTGTCTCTTGGTCTTCAAACCTACAACAGAGCACGATACAGACAGCTAGTTAAACGAATAGGACACATCATACG AATGACGGTGTGCTATGTCAGTGATCACTGGGCCCAGTATATGAGTGTAACTGGTGCTGCTGGATCCAGCTCTCAAGCATACTCTTTGTCTTTGGACAAACTGCAACTGGAATATGACAATCTCTTCCTGAGAGCTGTGTTACATGTACTCAGAAACAAACG GTTGGGAATTTGGTTGTTTATGTCAGAGATGCCATATGGGACTCTGTCCAGCTCTATGCTGTGGAGGGTCCTTTATGTTATGCAGTGCGCAGAGACGGCAGAACCGGAAACATTCGGCACTGCTACTGACACGCGCTCCTGCATTCAGGCTCTTGGAG ACCCAGAACACCAAGAGAGGTTTGAGCACTGGCTTTGTGAAGTGAACAGCTCTGATGGCATCTCCCTCCTCACCGCACTAGCACACATGGCCACACCGACTCAGCACTCTGACCCTGCATTCATCACAACCATAACTCTGCTGATGTACCAG GTGTCTTATGTTAGTGTGACTACCAGAGAAACTTACTCTAAGGTGGGGAGAGAGTTGCTGGCTGCCATAGCAACAGCCCATCCCTACGTTATATCTGTGCTCCTGGAGAGACTGAGGGAGACCATACAAACTGTGGGAATG GTGGCTCTGTACTTGTGCAAAGAGCTGCCTTTGAGTCTGTGGCGGCCACGGCCAGAAGAAATATGTGTGATCGGAGCCTGGCTGCTCCAACATCCTCTGTCTGCTGTGGAGAACCGGCTGGCTTGCGTCATACTGGAGGGTCTTAACTGGGGTTACACACAG GATGGCTCCTTGGCCTTGTCGTCATCTCTCCACAGTGAAGTGGCTCTGCTGGTGGCTGAAGCCTATCAAAAGTACCTCACTGACAAACCGTACAGTGGCCTCATATCAGAGGGAATCAAACAG GTGTCTTACCTGGCCAGTGTCCTTCGTTTGGGCGTTTCTCCTGAAGCATCCTTTAGTCATTGGGCTTGGCAATTGTTGCTAAGGCTGAAACTCCATGGCAATGCACAGAACCCTAAAGGAGCCTGGTCGGTCCCCGCTTTGGCGTCCAACCCACCTCCAGAGCTTACACactctcccagcatgcactctgTTATCAGGGCTGTAAAAGCAGGCATCCCTATTGGATGCTACCTATCCATTGCCATGACGACAGTGGGCCATAG TCTTGAACACTTTTGCACTGATGGAGTCGAGTTGTTGAAGAGTCTGATACAATCTCGCCATCTGAGAGCTGCGGTGCATCTTCTGGACAACATCCTACCCCCAACCTACCCTCTCAGCTTCTACCTGCTCAATAACTCTCA GTTTGTAAGTTGTATCCAGTTGTTCTTGCAGTACGACAGCGTGTGTCCTCAAGGTGTGACACAGCAGGTCACTCACCGGGTCGCACCACTGCTCACAGGAACCAATTATGGAGACATTGTCCGACATCTGAACAGTGTCATTCAG AGCCACGTGGTGGAGAGCTCACAGCCCGGTCGTGTCGGTGCTGCAGCGGTGTTGGAGTTCTGGGTGAGGATCTTGACTCAGCAGAACCTGTGGTATCGGGACAAAACTGTCCTGTTCCTCATGGATCAGCTCTGCTGTGCGGCATTCAAACGCATTCAGGAGGAATGTGTGCAGAAACATCTGTACCAAGAGCATAAG AATGCCTTGGGTTACCATGGAGAACAAggtctgctctcctctctggtTAGCTGGATTGCTGGAAATGCCACACCCTCATTCATAGAGGGCCAATCCCTGAGTGCGGAG gTTTGGTTTGCCTGGCAAGTGCTGAATATGGAGGGCATGTTTGAGGAGGATTCCCAGCTGAGACGCTGTATTGAACATGAGCTCCTGTCAGAGCCCAACATTTCCCCAGAACAAGCCTTAAAG AATGCCCAGCAGAGGCTGAAGTTGCCAGTAGCACCATCTCTGCAGCGACTGCAGGTGTACCGATGGGCGTGTCAGGCCTTAGCCACGCCTTTAGACCACCCCCTCCTTCCCCTGGTGTGGCAGAAGTTCCTACAGCTGTACTTCAGACAACCAGGACCTGAGTATGG GCTGGTTGCAGGTGGATGTATCGGCAGAAGGTTCTTCCAGGCCTCTTCCCAGGCTGCTTTACTCAGAGACCTGAGACAGAGAATACAGGAGGTGTCTGACTTCCACCATGCTGCCAGCCAGGCCCTCAGGGTGCCCCCAGCACACACCCCTTCATCAGACAGCCAGAGTGACGAAAGCCCCGAAAATCCCCGGCCCCCTTACCTCACCTCTCCtcagctacacacagagctggtCAG GTTGTTTGGTGTATTTGCCATATGGTTGGATGATGAGACTCTGCAGAAGCAGGAAGTGtaccttccttctcttcctcccaaGTATGAACCACACAGACTGGCACAGATCATGCAGCGGCAGCAG GAACTGTGGCTGGAGTATGTGGACCAGGAGCGTCTGCAgtatgaggagagagaggttcTCTCTCTGTGGGAAAAGGTGCAGAGTGAGCCGATCTTCTTGCAAGTCCAACACCCCGGCTTCACTGACTACACCAGCCTCAACAATG caAGGGATCGTATCCTATCCAACCTGCAGAAGCACCCAGTCCCCCATCCAGCTCCAGAGCTGCGGCAGCGTAAGGCACCAGTAGCTGAAGTCCCCACCACCTGCCTTACGGACTCTAAAGCTGCTGCTGAACTGCTGCAGAAGGACCTTAGCATCCTGCAGGAGCAGGCCAG GATTGCAGTTGCACGTGAAGCCCAGCAGGTGGCGATGgagcaggagctgctggagagcCTTCCTCTACTGTACAAGAACCAACCAGAGCAAGTCACCATGGCCCTGGAGTGTAAAGGGAAGGGTGGGCAGCCGTGCCAGGGACCCGCAAACATCACTGTCACT TGCGAGTGTGTCcagaggaaggaggcagtgcaGACTCAGATAACGTCACTGCGTCGGGACGTCAAGAAGCTTCAAGCCGACGCCATGGCTCCTCCACCTCAAAGCCTGGCCCAGGCTGCTGTCCACACAGAGAACTTTATTAC GGCTCTGGTGAATATGTACAAGGCACAGAAATCATCAGCCGTGAAGCATGTCGGGGTGTCTGCCTTCTACCGGGTGGTCTCCTTTGTGTGTGAAGACACACTGCGGCATCCCCCAACACGGCAGTACCTGTCCTCGTGTGTGGAGATACTGGGACAG GTGTTTATCCAGGGAAATGCAGAGGAATGTGGTTGTGTCCTGAAGACAATCCTGGAGCAGAGGCATCTTTGCTCACTCATTTCCCCCTTCTTCACTCCCAATTCAGCACCCAGTCAGCTCGTCTTTCTCTACCAAGATGTAGTGACATCCTTACACCTGGACAGTGCTGATGTCATTTTCATGCTGCTCACAAAG TTTGATTTGTCTCAGTGGCTGAATGAAGCCCATCCTGTGTTTTCGGAGAGAACCCGTTTGCTGGAGTTGGTCCATGGAGCTCTCTGCGTCTGTGGCCGAGACCCTGAGCCAGAACTTCTCACACCTTTTCACCTTTTCACCAAACACTGGACCTGGATTTTACGCCACCGTTTTCCCGATCACTACAGTGACTGCTTGCGTCTGCTTATGACca GCTCCTCAAACCAGTTACTGAATCCTGATTGCTGGAAGGTGACTCTGCGAGTGCTGGGCTGCTTACCTCCATCCCACAATACTAAAAGCAAAACTGAACTAGCACTCAACACCACTGTCTCTGGCCGTGCTGTCACATCTCCAGCTTCTTCCTACAGGCCCTCCATCAGCCTCTCCCTTCAGCAG GTGGATGAGACAGTTATTTGGCTGAGTGATTACTTCCTGCGGAGCCGTCTCAGTAAGCCAAACCTCCGTAGCTTTGGCCTCTACTCAACCTGGACTCCCTACATCAGTGAGGTGGTTTCCTTCTGGGAACATTTGGCTGGTTGTCTAATCAACGTGCAGCTCAGCGGCTGTGCCAGAGAGTCAGTGGGCAGCGGCAAAATAATGAAAG CTCTGCAGGACCTGCACAGTAAGATTGTCAAGTTATTTAAGCCTTGGATCTTTCCTCTGGACACTGATGATGGCGG tCTCAAGTGTTACCCCTGGCTGGAGACGGACGCAAGTGCAGCAGGATGTCTGGTTGGCCTGTATGTTCAACTCACTGACATGCTGTATCACAAGTTCAGAG aTTGTCTGCTCCCCGGCCAGAGAGGTGCACTGTGGCTGTGTATGATGCACTACTGTGAGAACTGCACCTCTCCCCATACACCCGAGCACCTTCTctacctgtaccacacacaccTCCGCAGCCTGCCTTGGAGACACCTGCACCCTGACACTCAGCTGATGGAGCAACTATTCAAT GTGGAGAGAGGAAGTCCCAAGAGTTGCTTCCTCTTTCTGGGTGAAGTGTTATGCAAAGTCAACTGGGTCAGTGTCCTAAGTGACCAATTGCAAACACCTCCCACCATGACAACATATCCAACTCTACAAGACACGGGTACTCAGAAGGAGTCACACACCATGTTAGTCTATCTCCTATACATGCTAGTTTTTCTGGCAAAGGAGGAACAAATCCTGAGTCAGCAG GACTCCCCTCTACTCAGTCTATTGGTCCAATCCACCTCCCTACCCTGGCACCAACTGGACCTGTCCTCATACCAGGGCATTCTGGGATATGTCGGCACCCACTACCCGCCCTCCTTGCTGCTCAGTGCTGATTCTGCGCTTCAGCTGCTGTTGAAATCTCTGCGTAGTGCTGCTGGGCTCCGGCCCCTCCCTCAAGAAGTTCCACACAGG GAGGAGACACTGAAGGCGGGAGCGTATGTGTGCTGGTGCGTGCAGTCTTTGGTGACCCTGGAGCAGGGAGGCAGCATCAGCCTCAGCAGCCTGGAGGCTCAGCTGGAGTCTCTTCTGGAGAGCGTCGTCACATTCAACCCACCAG AGACGGGTTTGGAGCAGAGGCACATGGCGTTCTGCAGTCTGTTCAGCGAAGCTCTGGCTCTTCTGAATGGGGTTGGTGTCTCAACAGGCGAGGCTCTTGCTGCTCATGTCATTATCTGGctggacaggaaggggaggggctTCCCTATTCTGCCTCTCCTCACAGCTTGCTCCCGCTGTCTTGCATCAGTGCGGCACATGACGAGGATCATGGAGGCATGCATTACAGCGTACTTCAACCACG cgGAGGAGGAGTCTGTAGGTTGGGGTCCTGTGTTGGCATCGCTGCAGGTGCCTGAGCTCACAGTGGATGACTTCCTTTCTGAGAGCCAATCAGGGGGCAGCTTCCTGACGCTCTACGCCTTCATCCTGCAGCGTCTCAACTCTGAATACACAGCAGCCAATGAGAGGAGGACTCTGGCTTTAATTAACACATGGACCAATCAAGTGTTCCCCAG TGGTCCAGGTGATGAAGCCAAGCTGTTTCTGTGGTGGCACAAAGCGTTGAGTCTGTCAGCGGAGCATCTGAAGCCGCAGGCGGGACAGACTGAAGTGTCAGGAGTCGTCATGGGTCTGTTGAGGTTGCAAACCAGGCTGCTTCAGCTGGGAGAAGAAAGACTTAACTCTGGATTGTTGGGAGCAATCGGCCTGGGGAAGAGGTCTCCTGTTTCTAATAG GTTCAGGGTGGTTGTACGCAGTCTGGGAGCATTCATGTCAATCCAGATGCCATCAGAGAACGAGCTTCGACTCCAACCCACCAGCGACTTGCAGCTCTCTGCGAAAGCACAGCAA ATGTTGGGGGTGTTGGAGGCCATGTCCAGCAATAAGCAGTACTCCGAGTTGGAGGAATCTGTGAATAAATCTGTCCAGTTCATCCGCTACCCAGGACACTGTCTCAGAGATGGACCGCGACTGCTGGCCCTGCTAGCCAACCTCCTATACCCTGACCTCAGATACCTACACATTATCCGTTAA